ACATTGAGACTCTTCAAAAGACGGTGAGTATAGCCTATTATAACAATGATATAGCTTAAAATTGATAATCAATGCATCTTTTATTGTCAAACTTTGGTTAGATAGTTTAATTCTTGTTATCAAATTGAATGATGTCTATTTAGCTGCCACTGACGATCACATTTGAATCATAATCGTTCCCATTATAGCAGGAATATTAATTCtgtcccttgaggacgacggtacgaactcTAAGCTgtcagtacgaccctcgagtacgaccgcACGACTCTCGAgtacgaccacacgacccttgtGCGACGGTTTGACTTTCACCCTGATCCTTGAGGGTTGAGTCAAACCTCACCATACTACACCTTTGGCTCAAAGGCTTAAGCTACACCATCACTAAGTCTGTGTATAGATGGTGAGGTAAGACTTAGAATATAACCTCAGTTTAGGGAAAATGTTCAGCCCTGTGGATGATAAACACAGTCTTTTTGATTCTGTGACGAACTCCAGCTATGGTGGGGGATCTGAACGAGTCTCTCGCtcatccttggaaaaaaaaaatttatttacatGGACATTATCATATCCAGAAGTGAAAACAGAAACATAAATAGTTTATTGAATGTAAACATGAGAGAATATGCTATGAAATGACATCAGATTGAAATATTGGACTATTTATTTCTTTAAAATCCATCGAAGCCACCTTAGCTACGCTGAAAGAGAAACCGCTATAATAACAGAGCTAGGGGAAAGCGATGAAAATGATAGGGACGTGGGAGtttgatatatctttttaataGCATATCACAAAAAATCATTCCTATGCAAACGtacaaaggaaggaaagaatgacTGTAAACTCTTGCGTAATCTGATATTTTACATGAGGGCTGCCATCTAGGAACATAAATTGGCACTATGGAACTCAAGATCGTAACTTATACAAACCAATATGTGAGCAAGCATTATTTAGCTATAATTTACTTTGTATATTGTACATTATACCCATAAAATCCCAATGAGTATTGCTGTCAAAGTTGTTCACCATCAGCATCCTATCTATTGtattgttactactattgtttcTCCCAAAGCCCAAATGAAAGTGGCTGCCATACTCACCGTTATCGCTGTACTCGGCGTAATTACACCTCTGGCCTATTTCGTATGTATTTGGGAACCTGGCAATCTCGAACCACTTGCCCAAGTACTGAAACAGGAGAGAAATACTGATGTTAACAGCTAGGCACTTCACCTCGCAAACAAGTCTCAAGCTTAAATTTTTTTGCATTGAATGAGATAAAGTAAAATCTGTTTTGCTCTCAAAGCAAGCAAATGATTCTGAGTATGAATGCTTGTGATTAAAAGTTATCAAATTAGTTTCTTTCACCAAAATAGGTCTCAAGGAAAGACTTCTTGTGCGTATGTTAGTTGACAGCAAAGGCTGGACACTCTTCTTAGCGGAATGAAAATATTAGTTAATTTGTAATTCATCAGTACAACAAAAACATCTTTTCTGTCTAACCTCGAAATCTTCATCCTTCGTATTTTCTATTATCCATCAGCAACGTATCTCTATATCCGTGCACTATGGCCAAGGGTTCGTATCCTCAATCTCCGCCATCCTTACTTCCCATCCTTCACTGTCCCTATTATCACGTTCCACCTCCCAGGAGCGTCATTACTCACCCTCTCCACTTGGAAATCCACCTTCGGGATGAACTCCGGACACTTCTCCAAGGATATGACCTGGGCGTGGCCAAGGCCCGCCAcaaggcccaccaccaccagcaggagccacatgGCTGGCCTGACCAAGAGCTGGGTTGATGGTGTGAGGATCGGCTCCCTGAGGCAGCAGCTACGGGCTTAGGCGACTCGAGGGTCCGGGAGACGGAAGGAAGGCTAGGCTACGAGGCTTGAGACCTGTAAACCTTATGGCGGTAACGAACCATTCagggagagaaatatatatagagacaAGTGACGTACCACATCTAGAACACCGTTTCGTAAGGGGTTATCTGGTGTTTAGTTATGGTAGTGTAAACGCCTTCCGACGATGATGAATGACTGGCTTGGGAAAGTGCCATTCTGGCGTCAGGAACATGGACACCTGCTAGTGACATCGTTGTGTAAGGGTTCGAGTCTGTCACGTCACAGGGCTATTGACTACACAACCCGTACATATGACCCAGATTTCCCTCATGTTTATCTTCGTTTTCTTCCTACTTTTGTTCGCTCATTTGTGTTTATTTCGTATTTCTTTATTCTGTTACGTCATTGTAGTCTCGTAAAAtacatttctaatttttttttttcagtgataacACTAAGCGGATAATCTTGCATCTTTTCTTTCaagaatatattctttttcccttagaCGATGCGTTTGTCTGTGTCCTGCACAGAGCAAAGGTTGTGTACATGAAGGCCATATATCCCCCTCTTCCTCAAAGAATATCTCCTCGTGCAACCCATGTTTCTGAAGCCATCTTACCAAAAACTATGACTGTCGGATCAGAAAAGACTCCTTCCTCTCGACGTGGAATTAGCTTTAATTTCCACCCGATGCCCTTACACATATTCGTGAGTTGGAGCGTTCCTTTATCCAAGGGAAGTGTGACAACTTCTCATGTTTGCTCCACTAACGGGTTTTCTGATCTCTGGCCAAAGGTACTTCTAAGGGATTCTGTCTTTTTGCCTTCATTTACGCTTTTCTGTTCCATCGACAATACAGTAGCTGTCTTTCCCAATGACAAagcaatatctctctctctctctctctctctctctctctctctctctctctctctctctctctctctctctctctctctctctctctctctctctgttttgtgtTGCTTAGTTTATACCCGTGCTTGCTTAGCTTATACCCATACTTGCTTGGTTTTCTCACCTCTGTCTTAAAAGCCAAGAGCTTTTCATCTAAGCAGCTTGCATCAGTGAAGCATGTCCGAAAGAAAGACGACCGCTTTAACCATTCTAACAATCGTCTTGTATTTGTGACTTGAACTATTTCCAAAGTTATTCGATCTCTTCATAACCCCTGTTCCCTTAAGAATCATGAACCCATAGTCATTCTGATCATCACTATGGTTGAAAGTCTTTGGATAAGATGGGGTATTGGGATCTGATCTTCAAGCTCCCTTCGCATAGCTTCCCTCTCTGTACTCATGTTTAGCTTCCTCCGCTGTCGGTCTGTTTTCATGACTGGTGATGGCTTAATCTCCCTCTCATGTAGCACGTAGAATACTTACAGAGCTAATGTCAGTCAGAGGCATTCTCCTCTTATGGTGTTGGAACTCAAGTGTGGAGAGTCAGCCAGGTTGATATGAGGCTATTATGATCCAGATGTTGAATTTGGGGCTCTATAGTGAAGTTGTGTAAGGTTTGTCAGTTTCTTTTTCTCAGTATAGCTTAAGTCTAGCGCTGTTGGAGAGGACTTTATGAACGCCACCCCAGAGAGGCCCAGTTCAGGGTTGCAGTAGTACAGAAGGGAACTGACTGCTGCAGATAGGATACAGTGTCGTCTGTATCTGTATTGATTACATAACTCTGTACGAATGACATTTAAGCGATCGTAACGTAACATTTCTGGTATTGATGGGTATGATCTATGTTTGAAagttacttacttacttactcttaACTGTGACCGATATGACATGGGAATGGCATAACATACATGCCTAATCAAAGGCCATTTTaggtgaatggaataaagtgagagggggaaaaggagaaTGTAGAAATTTACCAGGGCTCCGAGGGCGTTTCAAGACCTAACCCATAAAGGTAGATTGGTTATAGAAAGACGAGAAGGTGAAAGgcagaagagaattccacagtttagctgcaagtccgagggaaggaggaggtatcataacagtcaTTCTCGAGTGATCGGTTTCGACGTGTGGACCTCGAACTCAATCAAGCGTTGGGGACGTGGGGCACATAAGCAGAGACATCACGAGAACATTGGCAAAATGATagcaaaataagagagagagagagagagagagagagagagagagagagagagagagagagagagagagagagagagagagagagagagagagagagagagagagagcagcagcagccataTCTCGCTGTACATAAAGGGATGGATGAAGAGAGGTTTATGCCAAGAGAATCAATGAGACGAAAGGTTTTGGATTCCATCCTAGTGAATCAGAGAGATGCTATAGTACTATGTCAGATATTCAAGCTTTGATCTATCCAATAAATTTTTTAAAATGTTTATGAATGATCATCAACTATATTAACACTTTGTAAAGTTCAAAGAAATGTAATAAGTGCTTTTTTTATGCTTATGAATGATCATTAACTATGTTGACACTTCGTAAAGTTCAAAGAACTGTAATAAGTGTTAAGATTTAAAATTTGTCCACTTTTCCGCTTAAGAGTGCCTTCTGGTTGATGTAATGTCCTCGGTCGTTTATCGTTCTTTCTGTAAAGAGCTTTGCACACGTTTTTATTATGATTTTCATTACATCACAGAGAACTTGGTTTGTTATTCCATAGTGGAGGGATCCTGCTCAGGGTAGGTACATTAGGTCATGGGTGGTAAGATCCTCACCAGGGTAGGTACACCTGGTCATGGGTGGCAAGATCCTCACCAGGGTAGGTGCGCCTGGTCATGGGTGGCAAGATCCTCCTCACCAGGGTAGGTACGCCTAGTCATGGGTGGCAAGATCCTCCTCACCAGGGTAGGTACACCTGGTCATGGGTGGTAAGATCCTGTCCAGAGTAAGATCCTCACCAGGGTAGGTAGGCATGGTCATGGGTAGAAAGATCCTGTCCAGGATAGGTACACCAGGTCATGGGTGGTAAGATCCTCACTAGAGTAAGTACGTTGGGTTGTGGGTGGTAAGATCTGGTATCACTTCCTGTCCCAGCGCCCCTCGAGTATGTGTCTCGCCTCTTACCCCCATCCTCATTTGTATAATCTATCAATTTCCTTCAACAAACTACCCAGTATATACATGTAATCACGACTCAACGCTGAATTTCTCCTCTAATTCCAAATCTGTTCTGTTATGTGTGATCTGTGTCTCGCCTCGTTACAGCTGCCTCTGTAAGGTCAGCTTTGGACCGACTATCCCCAGTGAGGTAGATGTAATAGAGTTAGGTGAACGATTCAATAACACGGGTCCTTCATATTCTTCTTAAAATTCCTCGCCACTTGCCCCAAAATCCATAACGTGGCATCTATCTTGACACTCTGACGTCACGCAGATGGCTCTGTCTGCTCTGGAAATAAGTGCACAACTCACGCACGTCCACAGAACACGGTTCATACTTCCAACCCTGAGATTCAAACGGCCGCCAAAATATTACAGGAACTCTAGACCTGTGAATGCTGGGCGCTTGAACGAGTTGTTTTACCTGTAGCGCAGTACcgtctcccactctctcccttttcctcctcctccatttcgaACGGATTAATCTACAGCTTACTCTCTTACTGATCAATCTACAGCTTACTCTCTTACTGATCAATCTACAGCTTACTCTCTTACTGATCAATCATCTCTTGTCGGTACCTCACTCTCCTCTGCCTCCGATGATTCCACATGTAGTCCCCATTCCCAAttttcctcccactgaacctttGCTCTTCCCTGTGTTTACCTCAGCCGCTTTCTACCAAGTGCTCTCGCAGGTACAACAGGGCAAGGCGTGTGATCAGGACGACACACTTCCTTTTAAGTTCTAGGGGCGTGTGCCCCTCAGCTGGCTCAGTTCGTCTGTAAGAAAACATTTTCCTTCGTCTTGGATACATATCCTGGCACAGCCTAACTCTCAGAGACCATTTTTGACCCTTCTAACTGATCGCCATTACTTGTGCTGCCTCCAGATTCTTTGAAACTCTCAatttttcactttcttaaacaCTCTGAAGTCCATTCCCTACGCTCAGAACACCAGTGTGGCTGCATGGCAcaagggtgtactggtgatcttTCCTATGCGACTCACCTCTGGTACGTCTCTCTCGGGGAATGTGGAGAATCTTCAGCAGCAACCCTCAACACCTCCAAGCATTTGACAGAGTGTTCCATGCCTTTGTTTCCCATACGTCCTTTGGCTTCTCTGTATTCTCTAATGCATACGTAGCTGCCTTTTTGGCTGGACTATTTGCGGTAGTCACTGAGGAAGCGACGTCTCCCTCACTTTaccaacagcggtgttcctcagggtttaaTCTCATCCCTCGCTCTCTTTCGTCTCTCCAAAGATGGTCGCTCTTCAGCCTCTAACGCCGTTCACTCTTACGCTCACTGTCCCTCCTCTTTTTAATCTACATTCGTTTCTTCTCGCACGGAAAATGTCTTATCTCTTAATTCAGTCCTGTACAGCACTTTGGAAGGAGAAAGCCCTAACCTAGTTCAGTTAAAAAATGCCAAAACGCATTATTTGCCAAATGTCTGAACTTTGCTCGTTCCCTACCGTTTAAAGACAATAGTATCAGTCCTATGATAATATATATGCGTGCTGGGCAGAACTATATCCTTTGCTCAGTCATAGAAATCTCACATAATCAGTGTATCAAAATCTCCTCCCCGAAAGCTGGGGGTGTTGTATAGGTGCTGCAATCACTTTTCTAGTGagcatatgttttatatatatagcaTAGAATAGTACTTACAGATCTGGATGACTCGTCCTCCACTTCTTCCTAGgctagagtggaatcaaatgcCCTCTGTCTCATTAGCTCTCACCTCCTTCCAACGCTTCCTTCTGTCCGCTGTGATCTTCTCGCCCTCTCCCTGGCTTACGGGCGTTCTTTTGGTTACTGGCTCCAGTGAGTTGTACTGCACGTGTCCCTGTCACCCAGATTTGGCTGTGACACACCTCTGAATGCTGCTTCCAGTAGGTTGTATGGAGATCAACAACATGAGGatcgaccgttatgataccttctcTCTAACAGCGGAGCAGTGGAAGTTACTTCCTTCACTGGTCTTTCACTCTCTAACCTTTCCACCTCTAGCAGTAAGGTCTACTAAACACCTGCAGAGCgatgaatgatatttttttcatttattttctatgTATTTGACTTgtatatgagatggccttgagtGGGGCGTTTTTGAGTTTTACCCTCACACCAAGTCGGTCACTATATACAATAACAAGATGGGAAACATGAAAACTATACATGTAAACAAAAGAGGAACGATTGAGATATACAGTTGCCAATTGACCAATTTTATTTCTTCACCTGAAATTTCATAAATGCCAATGTTTACAATCCAGTGCAATAAAAATCCTGTGGAGAACGGAATTATAACTATTAACCAGACAAGGATGATGGAATGGATGCAACAAAACACCTAGTACACACCACTAGACAGACTATCAGTCATAACTGACAAGTGTTCATATAATTTCTTCCTTCTTATCGAACTTTATAACCGTCCAGTTACACCTTATGTGAtggcatttttcctttttttttctctggactTTTCCAAACGAATTTCACTACACTGCATAATCAGACGAGCACTATCTAATTCACCTGAGCTTGTGTTTTATCAATGGTCTATTGCCAAAAGGTTATTGTATCAATGGTCCATATATCGCCGAGGTTGTTTGTATCAATGGTCTCTTAATGGCCAGTGGTCTCTATAATAGAGGTTTATTTCAATGGTCTATATGGCCGGGTTTATTTTTAAATCAATGGTCTCTTACACCAGAGGGAGACAGAGTCCACTTctgctctccctcacacaccacagtagTCCTTATGGCTGCACAATCTATCTAGTTTTAATATCACAGAAAAAAATTAATACGCGAACGTCCCATTGCTTGGTTGCCAGatgccgcttttttttttcttccaatctTCATTTCccgcaaagaaaaagaaatacacattGATCTACTTGATTATTAGGTTGGTTGAACGTTCCATATCTTTAAGGGATTAGTAGGTATTTGCTAAATAAGGTAGAATATAGTGAGTTTACTACAAACTATACATTACCCTATGATTCTCTACAGATTAGAATATTTGGAGACTATAATTTTACTACCCCAAGCCCACCTTAATTCACATTCATtcgcgttctttttttttttagttttcttttacTGTTCTAATTATTTAAGGGAACGAGTTGGCGGACGGAGGCCTTAGAAGTCATAGAAAAAGTTATGAAACTCGAATGCTTCTTCTCGGTCTTGCTTGGTGCTTAGTCGATGGTCGGGCGCGCTTGTGTCCTAGCCGTCCAGCAAATGCGCGCGAGAATGATCCATAAATTCTCCACAAACACCAGAAATGGACGGCATTGTCAGGAGTCAAACCGGTGATTCAAAGAACGCTCCCTGGAGAAGAacgggaacttttttttttgttcgtttaTCCTTGAACGGCCAAGCTAGGCCGTCCGTTGCCGCCACTTTGGAGCTCCTGAAGCCTAGTCCATGTCAACAGACTGGCCGATACTCTCGGAGCGGAAGGCTTCGACCTGTGCCTGGCTGTCGGCACGCATCAGGCGACGGAGGTCGGGCTGTTGGGAGTAAAAGGCAGGGATGAGGCCTAATTTTAGACACACGATCGTGTGATAAATATAAGTACACTTTCTAACCAATATGTGTTGAATTATCTTTCTTAAGATAAGATAAATATGCCAACTGGCCTGCAACATACCTGAGCCCTGTCATCCACGGCTCACAGAGGGGTTGGGGTGGTTTGACCTACCTTGGGGTGCATGAGGACGAAGGGCAGCTCTGCAGTGACTTCTCCTCCCATGGCTCCCAGGTACAGCTTGACCTTGACCGTGTAAGAGATGACCATCCCGAACATATCCCGGGACTCGGGGTTGGCCAAGCTATCGGAGGACGAACGAAAATGCGATTAGCCATGTGTCGTGTATGGAGACATTTACTTAGAAACTGGTAAGATGAAAAATGATATCACTGTAGCATCTTAACACCTCTGGCTTATACAGGGAGCAAAACCTACTGTACAAAGACctgaaagaagagaaagtaaaGCAAACATGAAACAGACCTGATGGTTCGTCACGAAGGCAGGTAATGCAAGAACTCAGGATCTGTAAGTATATCAAGCTCAATGAACTTACCAAATGGAAACAATCGTCCAGCCTCTTGAATGAATCTAAAGTGTTTTTGGTATGACACAGTAGGCAGTTTAGCACAGCGTTCGATAACCCGTCTTGGAAAGTAATGAACTGCTCTCCATTTCCTAGTGTTTGCTAACAACACTTTATGGACTACAGATTGAACATAATAATCTTTGGTTGTAATCTTGTGATATTTTCGTAATCTACTGAGATTCTCTGCAGTCTAACTCCAGGTTAACATTAAAAGTTTCTTTCGCAGAAGTCTGTGTACTGGGATCGCGATTCACCTACAACCTTATCCTCCAACACCTTGAAACCATCAAATGCCCCTGAGAGTACTACTGGTttaaggcacctcaccttgatactgccacaaaattttcttttaagaatgttCCTCAACCTTTACCAAACTAGCGCCAAAGTCTGAAAAGTCCCTCAACCATTACCAAACTTGCGCCAAAGTCTGAAACGTTCCTCAACCCTTACCAAACTTGCGCCAAAGTTTGAAAAGTTATTCCCCACATTTCTCCGTTTTACAAATGACTCTCTATATTCTTCCTAGAGTCACATTTGTTTTGAAATTCTGGCAACCTACCTCATCAACATCCAATGCTAGAGACTTTCATCTTAAACCTCAAGCCGTCTCGTAAACTATACAGAGAAGGCGAACTCTTCGTAACACCACGACTTTAAGGAAAAAGTCCTGTGCGATTCCCATCTCAGGGAGGAAAGCAAGTGTGGAACTAAAGCTAAAGCGTTCTGCTTAAAAGGCCGAACACTATTTGAACGGATTGACTGGATGGAACGAAGCTAATAACGCTGTACCTCCGGTGAACTGTGGTCGCCACATACGGGTACTCAAAGCTCTGTAAATGAAGACAACTCAAATCATGGCCTTGATAGGCCACACGAGTGGTTGGATATGAAGAGAGCCAATAGATAAGGGACCAAGCATAAGATAAAAGTGATGACAGGCAAGAGGAGATTACATGGAGAGGTTTGCCAGTAGACACAGGTAATTTAGGAGGTAATATTGGTACTAGGGGAGAAACGAGGCAGAACTCAGAATGAAGAAGGTAGCCAACAGACTGGATGAAGGAAGCTAGCAAAGAGGGAAAATACAAGACATGCAGATAAGCAGACCATGAATATACGAACGAACATGTCTACAGACAAAGAGGTAAAACATACGATGAGGGGAGATAACAAAGGCAGAGATAGGATCAAGGGAGCTAACAGAGGCAgagcagtggaggaggaagttaaCAAAGGCAGATCACTGGATGAAGGAAGCTAACAGAGGAAGAGCATTGGATGAGGGAAGCTAACAAAGGCAGAGCATGGGATGAAGGAAGCTAACAGAGGAAGAGCACTGGATGAAGGAAGCTAACAGAGGAAGAGCATTGGATGAAGGAAGCTAACAAAGGCAGAGCATTGGATAAAAATAAGTAAACAGAGGCAGAGCATAGAATGAAAGAAGCTAACAGACAATCAGCAAACAAAATGAAGGAAGCTGGAGAAGATCACACGAAGGATGAAACAACTCACAGTGTAGTGGAGGCCAGGTTGGTGTGGATGTTCTTCAGGTGGCCGTCGAGAGCGATGCCACGGCGGTCCATGTTGGagctgagggttggggtgaggtaGACAACCTTCTGCAAGGCTGACCCAGGGTTGACTGGACATCCCTCCCTAGTGGGGAGAAATATTCCATATATGAATAACGTTGAATGTATACTGAGCTTCGTCCCTAATAGGGagatatattacatatatgaataacgttgaatttatatatatatatatatatatatatatatatatatatatatatatatatatatatatacatatatatatatatatatatatatatatatatatatatatatatatatatatatagtatatagatagatagaagtaacGTTAATGGTGGTTTGTGTAAGTTCCTTGTGGAGGTCTTTGTTCAACCCATAGTTCGTCAAAACACTGCATGACCAGAATGTGGAAAGTGTCTTCTCTTTGTATCACTAGTTCGCCTGTTCTAGTATTTGCGCCTGCGACTCGAAGGCGTTAtagtaagccttttttttttttatcactaatCCACTGGTCCGGATTCGATCTCCAATCGCAAGGCCCATCAAGCTGTTCATCCCCTCTCTGGTTTGTAGATAAATGCATACTAACTTCtgctggggtaaaaaaaaaaaaaaaccacagttTTGACAGGCCTAAACAGCAAACAGGTTGCACCTAGGCTACAGTAAACCCTggggtgtgtccttgttcacggaCATTGGTTCTTACTGACAGATCTAATGAGCCCTCCAAGAGTTGgcactttacttttacttacacTGGCAGTAGCTTATCACCACCCAGAGAGTCACACAGTAAGGATAAACTGTACTAAGTGGGGGCAGGACTTACTGTGTCTCGACGCTGGCGACGGTGCTGCGGTACTGGCCGCCAGAGAAGAGGCAGATGTCCACCATTTGCTGGACAGCGGCCTTGATCTTCTTGACGGtcttgttgctgttgttcctgACGGTGATGTTGACGGCGATCTTCTCATTATGGTAGTACAGCTGCTTGTCCAGAGTGGCCTCCAACTCCAGCTCGCCTGGACTGAGCATGAAGTCCTTCCTGACGATGGTGCACGGCTGCCGACCTGCCTTGCTTGGAGCGAACTGGATCCGGCGGATGTTGAGTTGAACAGTCGACCTAAGAGATGGAATCACTCTCTCGTTTTTGAATGTATTCTCCTCCAACCCGTGTACATAAGCGTAAGTCATCTACTCATTATATTATATGTgcaatttcattttat
This window of the Panulirus ornatus isolate Po-2019 chromosome 1, ASM3632096v1, whole genome shotgun sequence genome carries:
- the LOC139751163 gene encoding arrestin homolog, which translates into the protein MVVQFKVFKKAAPNGKLTIYLGRRDFVDHVSAVDPVDGVLVLDPSYLQGRKVFGQLVCSFRYGREEDEVMGLNFQKDLFLASHQIYPPAADDGEPSKLQERLMKKLGGNSYPFTFKMPEQAPPSVTIQPGRDDEGHPCGVEYYIKIFVGDSEDDRSHKRSTVQLNIRRIQFAPSKAGRQPCTIVRKDFMLSPGELELEATLDKQLYYHNEKIAVNITVRNNSNKTVKKIKAAVQQMVDICLFSGGQYRSTVASVETQEGCPVNPGSALQKVVYLTPTLSSNMDRRGIALDGHLKNIHTNLASTTLLANPESRDMFGMVISYTVKVKLYLGAMGGEVTAELPFVLMHPKPDLRRLMRADSQAQVEAFRSESIGQSVDMD